The sequence below is a genomic window from Polyangiaceae bacterium.
TGCGCGACCGACGGGCGTCAACAGGGTGCGCGAAAGGCCGAGTAGCTTAGTGAAGAAGTGATCCACGCTGAAACGCGTGTCTTCGAGATCGCGGTGGTCTGCGAAAGGATCTTGGGGGTCAAAATACCGTGCACCAATGCGGGGACCGGTGCCGAGACAACGCATGATTCCGATGGCACCCACTGCCTCCAACCGGTCGGCGTCTTGAAGTGCACGGCCGAGCGCACCTCGCGGTGTCGCGCCGCGACTGAAGCTGTGGTCGCGAATGGCGTCGTGGATGTCTCGAAGCGCCGTGGGGGGGAGCCTCTCCCCCAAATCCCGCGCGGAAAGCTCCGTGAGTAGACGCTCCGCCTCGACAGCGCAGAGCTCGCTCGCCCGAGAGCGATCGGGAGAGTTCTTTGGGACGTTGACGATGTCGTGGAGCAGCGCCGCTGCGATGACGCTCCGCGGGTCGAGCTCCGGACCGCAGCGCAGGGTCCAAACCGCCACTCGCAGCAGGTGATCGATGTCGTGCGCTGTGTCACCGTCAGCACGCGCCTCGACTTCTGCTCGGACTGCGCAGAGCAGCGGATCGCTCGCTATGAGGGCTTCGACTTCGGTTCGATCGGGGCGCTGCATGGCTCCGTCGTAGGCAAGGCGCCAGCGCCGAGCAAGGTGATCCAGCGCGGTCTGTCGAGCTATGTCCGACGTGACGAATTCGCTAGCGCACGATGAACAGCGTCGCTGGATCCTCCGACGGGCGCCAGCGCACGCCGTGCCAGCCGTCAGGGATCTGCGGCTCCGTCCAGTAGAACATCCAGCGCCCGTCACGGGGCGAGAGGTTCACGCAGCCGGCGCTCATGCGCTCGCCCCAGTTGTCGTGCCAGTAGGCGCCGTGGATTGCGTGAGGACCGCTGAAGTTCTGCGTCCAGGGCACCTCGGAGTGGATGAACTCCTGAGGGGCCGCCATGGTGGCGGTGGCGAACTTGCCCGTGATCTTGAAGCTCCCCGTGGGGGTGGCTGCGGTGTCGATCGCTGGAATGCCAGGCGCTGGCGTGCCGCCTCTCCCCGGGGAAATAAGCGTTACGTAAACGATGCGCGTGCCCTCGTAGGCGACGACCCAGCCTTTCCACACGTTGGCTTCCATCCAGGTGGCGCGCCCCTTGGGAGCTTGCCCGGTGGTGTCCGGCTGTCCCATGGCGGCGCCCCAGGGCGTTTCCTCGCGAAACTCGGGGACGACCGCTTCCTTTTGCTTGACCCAGATCCCGCTCTCCACGGTCTCCAGGTAGGTGACGCCGTCCGCCTCGGCGCGCTTGCCTGTCAGCTTGACCCAGGAGAGCCGCTTGAAGGTGCCGGACTGCTGAACGAAGCCCTCGGGGCCCTGCTTGTATTGCGGCCGATCTTCCCCGCGGAAAAACGCTATGCGCAGCTTGCCGTCCGCGTCGAGTTCGATGTCCTTGCCGACCTCCAGGCCCTTGAAGGTGACCTTGGGGTAGGGGGCGACGCGAAACTTCGGCGCCCACATGAAATCCGCGGTCAGCAGGAAAGGCGTGCCGTCGTGGTTCACCTCGGTGGACCAAGCCACCGTGGAGAGGGGGAACAAGCGCTTGCGCGGCTCGTTCAGCGTCGCGGGGTAGCTACCGAGCTCGATGGGTTCCCGTGTGGGAATGCTGAGGTCGACGCCCTTGAGCTTCTCGTCGAACTCGGCGGCTTTCTCCGGGCTTGCGAGGGCTTGTTTAACGGCGGCTTCGTGATCTGGTAGGTCCCACTCTCGGCCACGCTGCTCCGTCCGATTCGGCAGCTGCTTGTACTTCTGTAGTCCGCGGCTCTCGCCGTACTGGTGCGGCCACGGGCTATCGAGGCGGGGCGCGTAGGGTAGCGTGCGAACGAGCTCGGGATCTTTCGGATCGAGCGTCGCATCCTTGCCGTCCACGCACACGTAGCCGAACGGTTCGATGGCGTACCAGAGGCTGTTGTTCTCGGGTCCTGGGCAACCGGGGCCAACCACGGGCTCCGTGGACTTCAACTTCGCGTTGCCCCCAAGCCAGAGATAGCCAACCCAGCCCTCCGGGTTTGGTTGAGGACGGATCCAAACGAAGCGGGTCTTCGGGTAAACGTGGTGACCGTCCGTCGGGAGCGCAGGTCGCGGCGTGGTTAGGGGATCCACGTCTGCGTCGGAAGCGGTGGCAGGCGCGTCGGCTTCACCCGCGGCGCCACCAGCACCTGGCTCCGCCGCGGTTGCCTCGGCGCTTGGTGGCGGTGTCGGGGCTTCAACTGATGCGACCTCGACGGGCGCACTAGCCGGTGGATCGGCACAGGCGAGGGCCAACAGCCCCAGCAGCCAGTGCACATTCCGTCCCGGGCGTCCCATCCACCCACGCTAGATCCGGCCCCTGCTCCGCGCAAACCGCAAGCGGCCCTAGTCGCCGGGGAACACGTCGTTTTGTTGGCTTCCGAGCCCAACAACGCCCAACAAAGGCTTGGGCGAACCCATTGCGGCTTCCTGCCCCGCGCACTAGGTCCCGACCCATGCAGCGAGAAATCCTGGAAGAGGACAAGATCCACCCCGGCATCCGCGAGAAGATCGCGACCAACCACCACGACATCGTCGAAGAGGTGAAGGCGGCGATCGCCAAGCATCGCCTGGTGGTGGTGGGCATGGCCCAAAACCCCTTCCCCCGCAAAGCGCGCGCGCTGCTCAAGAGCAAGGGCGTGAACTTTCACTACATGGAGTACGGCAGCTACCTCAAGGAGTGGAGGCGCCGGAACGCACTCAAGATGTGGACGGGCTGGCCGACTTTCCCCATGGTATTTATCAAGGGCACGCTGGTCGGTGGCTTCGAGGATCTGAAGAAGCTGGAGGAGAGCGGCGACCTCGCGAAGATGTTGGACTAGCGTCCGGTCTTCCACGCGAGGTTCCGTTGTTGCCTTCAGGGCGACGGTGACGCCGGCGCTCTCGCGGCTCTGACCCGAACTGCCTTGACCCTGCCTGACGCGGCGCATATAGCCCGAAGCTAGCGCGCCGTGTCTCCGCTCGGCGACGTGAGCGAGTGAAGGTGCAAGGCATGGACTGGCGGCTGAAAGCGGCGTTCTTCTGGGGATTCAACTACGTGCCGATGGGCGCGGAGTTGCACTACTTCGCGCAGCGCCGCTTGACGAAGGGGCTGCCTCGCAAGCTCACGCCGCTGAGTGACGTCGCGAACTCCTACATGCTGCATCCGCGGGTGCTCAAGGGCGCGTTCCCCGAGTTCCCGAAGGGCCATCAGCTGGAGTTTGGCGCCGGTCGCGACCTATTCGGAAACCTCATCACTTGGTGCTGCGGCGTCGACCGCCAGACCGTGATCGATATCGACCCGCTGCTCAAGCCCGAGCTGATCAACCACGTCATCTCGACGCTCAAGGCAAACCCACTGCCTGGCTTCGAGCGTGAGCCGCCCCGAAAGCTCTCCCATCGTCATTTCCTCAGGGAACTGCGTGAGGTGTACGGGATCGACTACATCGCGCCGGGTGACGCGCGGGATGTCGACATGGCCGACGGTTCCATCGACATGGTCATCACGACCAACACGTTGGAGCACATCCCGCGGGCGGACATCGCGAAGATCCTCAAGGAGTGCTACCGCCTGCTGCGGGTCGACGGCGTGCTCAGTCAAGTGATCGACTACAGCGACCACTACAGCCACGGGGACGGCAAGCTGAACGACTACAGCTTCCTCGCGCACAGCGAGCGCGTCTGGAAGCGCTTCAACCCGCCCGACCACTACCAGAACCGCTTGCGCCATGTGGACTATCGCAAGCTGATCGAGGAGGCGGGCTTCAACATCGAGATCGACCGTCCGCGGCAGCCGACCAACGCGGAGGAGCTGCTAGCCCAGGTGAAGCTCGATAAGTCGTTCGCCAGCTATCCGCTGGAAGACATCCTGCCTACCGCGGGTCACTTCGTCGCGTTCAAGCGTGGCCAAGCAGACGGCGGGCAGAGCAACTAGCGTCTCACGTGTTTCCGTAAGGGAACGGAGCGTTCTGTTGGCTTTTTGGGGGAGAGGCGCGCCGTTGCCGCCGGGAGAGAAAGCATGTCAGTTCGTCAGCGCTATATCGATTTCATGCGGTGGTTTTCCATGACCACGCCGGGACGCGCCTTCGCCCGCACCGTCGTCGCGCGCCTGGACCCGGTGCTCTACAAGTTGAGCGGTGGCAAGCTGACTACGGTCGGGCCTCAGGTGATTCCGATGATCGTGCTCACCACCACCGGCCGAAAGTCAGGGAAGCAGCGCAGCGTTCAGGTCGCCTTCATCCATGATCCCGAGGCTTCTTCCGAAGCGAAGGCCGACGTGTACACGGTGGCCAGCAACTTTGGTCAGCAGAACCACCCAGCTTGGTCCTACAACCTCCAGGCGAACCCCAACTGCGAGGTAAACCTGAACGGTGAGGTTTTCCGAGCCAAGGCGGAGCGTGTGAGTGACGAGGAGAAGGCGCGCGTCTGGCCGAAGCTCGTGGACGCCGTGCCCCAGTACGCCGTGTATGTCACCCGGACCAGTCGGGACATTGGGGTGTGGCGGCTGCGGCGGACCTAACCCCCAACCCGTCCTAGCGCTGCGCGGCTGGAGCTACGGGTCTAATAGATCGCTCGCGTCTTGCTGGGTGCTCTCGGCGCTGGGGAGCCAGCAGTTATCCAGGGTGTCGAGGTTCGTGAGACCCTGGTAGGGCAGGAAGCCAAGCTCCGCGAGGCAACGCTTGCCGTAGATCTCGTCGGGGCCTGCGCCGGCGATGTAGGCCGTCTGAAATAGATCCGTGGTGATCAGCGAGGGTCTATCCGTGGGGATCCCGTAGCGAAACATCTGGCGGGCTACGTTCCGCAGGTTCGTCGTCGTGTGGCGCGCGTGAGGATCGACGATGAGCACGTTCTCCGGCAGGGAGTATCGCTGCATCAGGTAGTGCTTCATCTCGATGGCTTCTGAGTAGGGCGTGCGATCCGGGTGCACATGGCCGCCGGAGAGCGCGATCAGCGGTGCCAGCCCTGCAGCGTAGCGCGCGGCGGCTTGATCGGCGCGGACGGCGCCCCGAGGGTCGAGGGGCGTGTCGAGATCCGTTGGGCCTTGTCCAGGGACGACGATCAGCGTGAAGGGGTACTTGCTGAAGTCGATGTTCGGGATGTTGGCGATCGCCGCGGAGTTCTCGCCGTCGGCCAGGGGCTCGTAGCGGGTGGGCTCGGGGCGATCGTTCGCTTCCAGCAACTTCGGCAGCAGGCGCAAGAGCGGCGCGTAGAAGGGCTCCGAAGAGGCACTCCCGGCGGCGCTCTCTAGCAGAGGCTTCAACGTTTCCGTGGGGAGCGACGGAGCGTAGTCGTCCCAGGCCTTGTTCAGGTTGGCAGCTTCCTTCTGCCAGGCGCCCACGAAGAGCTCTGCGTCGCTCCCCGTCGCCTGCAAGATCGACGTGCCGCTGGGGCGCAGGTCGCTTGTGATGAGTGCTGCGATGCTGGCGTCGCTCGCGAGCGCTTGAAGCGCCATGGAGGCAACCTGCAAGTCGGCGTCTGACCACTTGAAGGCCAAACCCCAGCAGGCCGCGTCGGTGCAGCTCGTGAGGCTGTCGGTCATGGCGGTGGCGCGCGCGCTGGCTAGGCTCGCCAGGCTGCTGTCATTCTGAAGGGCGCTTACGCGAGCCGGCTCTGCCTCGATGGCTGTGAAGAGGTAGAAAGCCTTGTCCTGGAGCAGCGAGCTCGAGCTTCGCAGCGCGTAGCTGGGCACGAAACCGTGCGGATCCTGGGCGGTGTAGGTCGGGCACTTGGCGGGATCCAAGGCGCTCAGATCGGGCGCGTCTGAGTTGGCGTCCGCTGGAGCGTCAGTCCCGGCGTCGGTGTTGCCTCCGGCGCCTGACGTCCCACCGGAGCCCACGCTGCCGGTGTGTTTGGGGTCGCTGCTGCATGCTGTCCACGTGGCGATCAGCAGCGCACAGGCGGTGAGGGAAAGCGCCTTCATGGGCTGGATCCTGCCGGAAGCAGCGCTGAAAAGATACAAGCGCCGCGGACTTTGAAGTTCAGTTCAATCAGTTCTGGAACCTGGCGCCATACGGCGTGTCTCAGCGCGCTCCCGAATGACTTGTTCTGCACAATGCGGCTTATTGCTCCTCGCCTTGCTACCCGCCAGAGCCGATCTGCGGTTCGTAGGTCGAGTGACCTCTGCGCTGGCTCAAGCCACCGAGCGCGGCGCGAACCGCGAGCTTGCCACTGGCGCCAGCGCCGAGTTCGAGCGCCTGATGAAGCCGTGGTGGGGTCCCCAGCGCTGTCCGAGGTTACCGTGAGGATACGATCCGCGTTGGGCGTGCTCGTCGTGAGCCCGATGTTGAGCTGTAGCGCCTCCAAGCCGCCAGAGCCCGCGGCGCTGGTCGATGCGCCTAAGCCTCCGCCGACCGCATCCGCGAGTGTCGAGCCCGAGGAGCTGACACAGCCGCGTGGACTAGGCGAAGACGCGATGTGCTTCAACGCGAAGTACTCTCCAGACGCGCTTGCGAGTGAAAGCAGCGAACTCATGCAGTCCGAGTGCGAGGCGATGGGTTGCTGCAACCACTTGCGTGGCCTGCAGGGCACGCCTCTCGCCGACGCCGATTGGCGCCGAGCGCTACTCCAAGCGAGCTCCATGGGTAGAGCGATGCACCTGCATGCACGGGGGCGCGCGAAGTTCGACGTCGTGTTTCCCGCGACGCGCCTCGAGAGTCGGAGCACCGAGGAGAGCACCCCAATCCACTCCTGTGGTAGCTGGTCCGCCTGTGGCTACTTCGTGCGCAGCTGGCGGAGCCGCCTGAGCGTCGCGCTCACACACCCAGCGCTATCGGAGAGCTGCGCAACGCCAACTGACGAAGCGTGCGCCGAAGCCGCCGCGAAGCTGCCCGAAGCAGACCGTTTCAGCGCTTGGTACCAGTGCATCGACGGGGCGCGCCCGCTGACCTTCAATGTGGAGGAGCTGGGAACCGAGGCTGAGCTGGGAGCGCCGAAGCGCCCGCAGCAGGGCTACCTCTTGGCGCATGAGCTCGCCAATCCGGGCGCTTTCAGTACGGCGCTGTTCGGCACGAAGCAGGCCTTGCGGGTGGATCGCGATGGAACCGTGTGGAAATGGGAGGTCGGTTGTGAGGAAATCGATGAGGCGTTGTGGGTGAGCCACGTCGTCGGCGCGCTGTCCCCCCGGCGCGCTGCGCGCAGCGTCGCGTTGCCGGAACCGATGTTGCCCATCGCCCATCGCAGCTATCCAGCTTCACCCAGGCGAGGCCCAGTAATGGACGAGATCCCGTATCAGTGGCTCGCTTCAAGCGCTGTCGGGCAGACGCGGTGGGTGCAGGGTCGCGGCGCCTGCGAAGCAACCACGGCCTACCGCAAGCTGCGTGTGGAAGCCCTGCTCAGGCCGCGGCGTGAGAGCTTGACCCAAGCCGGCAAGCTCGGCGCCCAGTACTCACTCGCTGCCCTCAAGTGCACCGCGAGCAAAGTCGGCAGCGATGGCTGTGCGGAGTTCGAGCGGCTGATGAAGCCGCTGTGGGGTAAGCAGGTATGCCGAAAATTGCCGTGAGGAAAATGGTGACCCGCTGCGCGCGACTCCGAACGACGCTCGTCGGCGTAGCAGCACTGGCCTGCAGCAGTGCCCCGATGCGAGTAGACCAGCCAGCAGTTGTTCGGGCACCAGAAGCGGGCGATCTCACCGTCTCCGGAAGCTCCGTTGTCGCGACCAGGGACCGGGATTGGGGGGAGAGTGCCATGTGCTTCAACGTGGAGTACTCCGCGGCAGCCCTCGCGAGTGAAGACGTCGATTTGCTGCTGGAGGAATGCAAGGTGCACGGGTGTTGCCGCCACCTGGAGTCGCTCGAAGGCAAGTTGGAGCTAGATGCTGATCTGCGCGAAACGATTCTTCAGGCTAGTTCCTTGGGGAAGCTGGTCGCGGAGCAGGGCGCTGAGGTGAAGTTCCCAAGGACTTCGCAGCCCAACCGCACGGCGATCGAGAGTTCACCGATGAGGTCGTGCGGCTCCTGGGTTCAGTGCGGCGTCTCGGTACAGCGCTGGTTGCGCCGGATGGCCTTGTTCTTGAGTGTCGACAACTTCGTGGGGATGCCATCCCTCGATTCATGTCAGGAGGGGAACGAAGCAAAGTGCGCTGCGCATGCGGCCGAAGCCGATCGCGAGGACCAGTTCTCCGAGTGGTACGCCTGCATGGATGACGCCCGAGCTCCTAGGTGGGACTTGCCCGGATCGAACGCGGACGTGAGTCTGCCGATGGTTCCGACGCGCGGCTACTTCGTGGGACACGACGAGAGCAGGCACCCGAGTGCGTTCATTGCGGCCTCTCTCGGGACAGGTGAGGTACTCTGGGTCGAGTACGGAGGTACCGCGTGGAAATGGGATATCCCGTGCGGCGAACTCGCGGAGGCTTTCTGGGTCGCGCAGGCGGTGCCCTCCCTGCTGCGCTACCGACCAGCGGTGGCGGTGACGCTGCCATTTCCCATGCAGCCGCAAGCGGAGTCACGTCATGTCGTGGTCGCTCCACATATTCGCAGCATCTTGGACGTCACCCACTATCAGTGGCTCGCAGCAAGCGACCTCGGACGCTCCCGCTGGAGACCCGACCGCACAGTCTGTGACCGCGGAAACAGCTACCGTCGCATCGTCGTGGAGGAGTTCCTCAGCCCGCGCCGAGGCTTGCTTCGCGCCGCGGGCACTCTCGGCCCCCAGTATTCGGAGGCTGCCTTCAAGTGCACTCAGAGCCCGATCGATAGCGGTGGCTGCGCGGAGTTCGAGCGGTTGATGAAGCCGCTGTGGGGAAAACAGCGCTGCCCGGCGCCACCTTGACGGTGAGGTGAATTCGCTCAGAAGCATTGCCAACTCGAGTTGCCGCCGCAGACGCCGTGCTCGCACTGCGACCAGCACTCGGTATCGAACTGGCAGGTCTCGCCATCACCGCGAACCGGCTCGCACAGCCCGGTGTGACAGTAGTAGTTGGGCTCACAGCTCGAACGCTCGCGCGCAGTGACGGCACACGCCTCGCCTCGGGTGGCGGGCACATCACAGGTGCCCACTTGAGGCAAGTCAACGAGGTCCAGGTTGCAGAACATCGGCGGGGTGCACTCCAGGTCGAGTTCGCAGCGCGCATGCTGCTGAAGCGCCCCTACGGAACACACGTCTTGGCAGAGCAGGGACGCCTCGCAGGGCGTTTCGGCATCGCAAGGCTCGCCAGCCACTGGCCTAGGCCGACACCGAAACTCCCCTGAGTTGATTTCGTCGCAGTATGCGC
It includes:
- a CDS encoding HD domain-containing protein encodes the protein MQRPDRTEVEALIASDPLLCAVRAEVEARADGDTAHDIDHLLRVAVWTLRCGPELDPRSVIAAALLHDIVNVPKNSPDRSRASELCAVEAERLLTELSARDLGERLPPTALRDIHDAIRDHSFSRGATPRGALGRALQDADRLEAVGAIGIMRCLGTGPRIGARYFDPQDPFADHRDLEDTRFSVDHFFTKLLGLSRTLLTPVGRAEAARRSQILKQFIEALAGELERPCNRSLE
- a CDS encoding L,D-transpeptidase; translation: MGRPGRNVHWLLGLLALACADPPASAPVEVASVEAPTPPPSAEATAAEPGAGGAAGEADAPATASDADVDPLTTPRPALPTDGHHVYPKTRFVWIRPQPNPEGWVGYLWLGGNAKLKSTEPVVGPGCPGPENNSLWYAIEPFGYVCVDGKDATLDPKDPELVRTLPYAPRLDSPWPHQYGESRGLQKYKQLPNRTEQRGREWDLPDHEAAVKQALASPEKAAEFDEKLKGVDLSIPTREPIELGSYPATLNEPRKRLFPLSTVAWSTEVNHDGTPFLLTADFMWAPKFRVAPYPKVTFKGLEVGKDIELDADGKLRIAFFRGEDRPQYKQGPEGFVQQSGTFKRLSWVKLTGKRAEADGVTYLETVESGIWVKQKEAVVPEFREETPWGAAMGQPDTTGQAPKGRATWMEANVWKGWVVAYEGTRIVYVTLISPGRGGTPAPGIPAIDTAATPTGSFKITGKFATATMAAPQEFIHSEVPWTQNFSGPHAIHGAYWHDNWGERMSAGCVNLSPRDGRWMFYWTEPQIPDGWHGVRWRPSEDPATLFIVR
- a CDS encoding glutaredoxin gives rise to the protein MQREILEEDKIHPGIREKIATNHHDIVEEVKAAIAKHRLVVVGMAQNPFPRKARALLKSKGVNFHYMEYGSYLKEWRRRNALKMWTGWPTFPMVFIKGTLVGGFEDLKKLEESGDLAKMLD
- a CDS encoding class I SAM-dependent methyltransferase; its protein translation is MDWRLKAAFFWGFNYVPMGAELHYFAQRRLTKGLPRKLTPLSDVANSYMLHPRVLKGAFPEFPKGHQLEFGAGRDLFGNLITWCCGVDRQTVIDIDPLLKPELINHVISTLKANPLPGFEREPPRKLSHRHFLRELREVYGIDYIAPGDARDVDMADGSIDMVITTNTLEHIPRADIAKILKECYRLLRVDGVLSQVIDYSDHYSHGDGKLNDYSFLAHSERVWKRFNPPDHYQNRLRHVDYRKLIEEAGFNIEIDRPRQPTNAEELLAQVKLDKSFASYPLEDILPTAGHFVAFKRGQADGGQSN
- a CDS encoding nitroreductase family deazaflavin-dependent oxidoreductase, with the protein product MSVRQRYIDFMRWFSMTTPGRAFARTVVARLDPVLYKLSGGKLTTVGPQVIPMIVLTTTGRKSGKQRSVQVAFIHDPEASSEAKADVYTVASNFGQQNHPAWSYNLQANPNCEVNLNGEVFRAKAERVSDEEKARVWPKLVDAVPQYAVYVTRTSRDIGVWRLRRT
- a CDS encoding YdcF family protein; the encoded protein is MKALSLTACALLIATWTACSSDPKHTGSVGSGGTSGAGGNTDAGTDAPADANSDAPDLSALDPAKCPTYTAQDPHGFVPSYALRSSSSLLQDKAFYLFTAIEAEPARVSALQNDSSLASLASARATAMTDSLTSCTDAACWGLAFKWSDADLQVASMALQALASDASIAALITSDLRPSGTSILQATGSDAELFVGAWQKEAANLNKAWDDYAPSLPTETLKPLLESAAGSASSEPFYAPLLRLLPKLLEANDRPEPTRYEPLADGENSAAIANIPNIDFSKYPFTLIVVPGQGPTDLDTPLDPRGAVRADQAAARYAAGLAPLIALSGGHVHPDRTPYSEAIEMKHYLMQRYSLPENVLIVDPHARHTTTNLRNVARQMFRYGIPTDRPSLITTDLFQTAYIAGAGPDEIYGKRCLAELGFLPYQGLTNLDTLDNCWLPSAESTQQDASDLLDP